GCTAGTTATTagatatacaaatatatattttttgtaattagaaGATGTGGTTCTTATTTATACGTGCATCACAAGTAGTATTATAAGTGGTTAGACAGAAAAATGATTTAAGGACTAAAGTAATCTGAGATTATATATTTGGGAattcaaatattacaaaaattaatttttaggaGCTAAACGATATATTAAGATAAAGTTGGGACCTATGTGCTATTTACCCCATCAAGAACACAAACTAAGAACTTGTCAAACTGAATTGTCTAACTCCACATTGTCCTACTCTTGGTTTACCAAGAGGTCTTTGAAACGTTACCACTGCTTATAAAATTGACTCTCTTATTAGCCAAGAAGTAAGTAACAATCAGGGTTGTTACTTTTCAGCTTGGAGGAAAGCGTGTTGGGATTGTTGGATTGGGGAGTATAGGCTGTGAAGTTGCTAAAAGGCTTGAGGCTTTTGGCTGCCTTATCTCTTACAACTCAAGGAGCAAAAAGCCCTCCATTGCATACCCGTGTTATTCCAATGTTAAAGAACTTGCTGCAAATAACGATATTATAATCTTGTGCTGTAGTTTAACAGATGAAACACATCATATGGTTAACAAGGAAGTTCTTTCAGCTCTGGGAAAGGAGGGAGTTATTGTTAACGTTGGACGCGGGGCTCTTATCGATGAGAAGGAACTGGTGAGGTGTTTGGTAGTAGGAGATATCAGAGGGGCTGGTTTGGATGTGTTTGAGAATGGCTCGTATGTTCCTGAAGAGCTCTTCCAATTGGATAATGTTGTTCTTTCTCCGCATATAGCTGTATTTACTCCTGAGTCTTTTGAGAGTGCTGCTTCAGTTATGATTGCGAATTTGGAGGCTTTCTTTTTAAACAAACCGTTATTAACTCCTGTGACCATTCCCTAGTAAGTCCCCTATTTTCTTATTTGATTGGTTTAAACATTTTCAACTATAGCCTTCTTTTTGGTCCAAGTGTACAAAAAATGGATATAATTGTAGAAGTGATTCTGCTTTATAAGTCAGTCCTTGTTGAGATTTTTGTTTGTAGCATCCATCATATATTGCCCGACCTTCTTCTCTTAACTGCAGGATTCTGAAAAACTCATTTGATGAAAGATGAAATATTGAACCATGAAAAAAACAAGAGAGGCTTTTAGACGATATGAGCTTCTGGACTTTATCTCTTACGGGTTCAGATTACTCTGCAATAGATTGTACAAGAGCTAACTTAGTGGGGAAGAACATGGTCGGTCTAGTCAAAATATGTTTACATGCTTATGTAAGCACTAGAATCATGGTGGTTGCTTGAGATTTTTATGAGCAGAATGATATGTGGGTGCAATGATGGTATTAAATCATTTTTCAGGTTAATATAATGGGGTAGGTGCACCCCTCTAGTTTTTGGCTTGGGAAGTATTatcggcgcaattttttttatggcTATTGTAGTTATTTATAATATAGTGACAGTTTTTTTTATTCACGTAGAAGGTAActtgtttgaatcttatttttggcaatgtaaattaaaaattaatttacaatttacaggatgctctaaataactacattgTACAcggtcattaaaaaaaattgatgaaaatattTCTCGAGCTAAAAACACCAAGAGAGTGCATCGGTGTACCCCTTTTGGGGGGTGCACTGGAGAATCCTCTAATATTATGTGggccttcaaaaataaataagaaatataGGTACCAATGGTTGggccttcaaaaataaataagaaatataGGTACCAATGGTTATTGCTTTAGCGGTATAAGAGAATCACATATGGATAAACAACACAATTTGTTTTGTGTGGTTCCAGTGGATGTCGTTTCTTCTGTAATATGCACACGGAGCAGGGATTTAGCGGGGAGTGCTCCCCTTGTCCCTGCTTATTCCCCATCAAGGACGGGTGGAGAATCCTCACGAGGatttcatttatttaaaaaaatcaattttatattaaaattaaattagtaaattatatgtaaattaaaatattagacaatatttatgatttaaaatactGAACA
This genomic interval from Humulus lupulus chromosome 8, drHumLupu1.1, whole genome shotgun sequence contains the following:
- the LOC133796612 gene encoding glyoxylate/hydroxypyruvate reductase HPR3-like, whose amino-acid sequence is MENLQSQPDDRPEVLLIVRMVPALFSPLFNQKFRLMKAWESELPLDQFLARNASSVRAMIASHATAVNTELLQLLPALRLVVTSSKGVNQVDLAECRRRGISVANVGNAYTEDVADVAVGLLIDVLRKISAADRYVRHGFWKTEGDFPLAYKLGGKRVGIVGLGSIGCEVAKRLEAFGCLISYNSRSKKPSIAYPCYSNVKELAANNDIIILCCSLTDETHHMVNKEVLSALGKEGVIVNVGRGALIDEKELVRCLVVGDIRGAGLDVFENGSYVPEELFQLDNVVLSPHIAVFTPESFESAASVMIANLEAFFLNKPLLTPVTIP